The Eschrichtius robustus isolate mEscRob2 chromosome 16, mEscRob2.pri, whole genome shotgun sequence DNA segment tctggaaaaaaatgtgtCACTTTCAAATTCCTGCATGATCCTTGTCACAAATAGTCTAAGATGGCCTGGCTTGTTCATGGCTTCCTTATAAACAGAACTGCCTCCCACTGTCCAGACCATGTCCACTTTATTTGTTGATTCTGGTTGCTCAATAAGTTTTAAGGCTTCATCCAGACTTCTGGCAAGAAAATGAGCTCCCTGTGGAGGTTCCTTGAGTTCTCTACTGAGAACTATATTAATTCTGCCCTTTAAAGGTCGATTCTTCTCTGGAATGGAGAACCATGTTTTCCTACCCATAATCACCGAATTCTGTTTACCTTCTACTGAAGAGGTTGTGGTCATTCTTTGGAAATACCTGTATTCATTCCTGAGCGGGGGCCAGGGCAGGTCCCCGTTCTTGCCAATGCCCGTGTTCTGGGACACAGCGACGATGCAGTTTAGCGGACGAACCTCGATAGCGGCAGGAAACACTTCTGAGCTAGCATGTCACACTGACAACGGGGATTACCTGCCAGCTTGGCGTGAATTTTTCAGAGCagtgatttttattcttattctgtGTCCCGGGGCACCACTAATCCAGCTGTGCCTTTCTGAGAAGTGGAGAAGGGTACCCTCTCCTGTGGGTGGGCCAGGGCTTGGCTAGTGGAGCGCTGTACGGTCGCAGCCCCCTCTCCCCGTGCCTTTGTGCAGGGTGCAGCCCGCTCACCCGCAGCAGCCCCGGCTGCAGATCCTGGAAGGCTTTTGAGCAACGCGGTGGCACAGTTTGGTTTGGGCCCTGTGATGGACACTTGAGAAGGAGGAAGCggcggtggggtgggaggagaagaCGAGGGAAGCATGTGGGGTGGGCAGCAGCTGAAGTTGGTCTGAGCGGGAAGAGGAGCAGGGAGGTGGTTCCTGGGGAGCGCCCTCAGCCAACCAGGGCAGAGGCGGTGGCCCCAGGGGTGACCCACCAGCCAGAGCAGGGGGCAGCGGAAGTGAGCACAAGGCCCCGCCCCGGGGCATGCTTCTAACTcttccctcacccacccccagaGCTGGGAGACCTTCCTCTTGTCCGCCTGGATTTCTCCTGTAACCGTGTCTCCCGCATCCCGGTCTCCTTCTGCCGCCTCAGGCACCTGCAGGTCATTTTGCTGGACAGCAACCCCCTGCAAAGCCCGCCTGCCCAGGTGAGGACGGGCCCGAGAATGGGCAGGAGTTGGGGGCATAGGTCCCTTTGGTAGCCAAGCAGGATCTGGGAGGCCCCCCTCTCTTCCCCTAACTACCCCCCATGCGCCTCCACACCTAGATCTGCCTGAAGGGGAAACTTCACATCTTCAAGTATTTGTCAACAGAGGCTGGGCGGCGCGGGGGGTCTGCACTGGGGGACCTGGCCCCTTCCCGCCCCCCGAGTTTCAGCCCCTGGTAAGTTCcaagtgggaaggaaggaagccccTGGATACTTAAACCCCTTCCTAGCACCAGGGACCCCATGGTTTCCAGAGGGCGGCTGACGGGGTTGCTGCCCAGAATGGGGCTGACCAGCTCTCCCTGGCTGGCCCCAGCCCCGCTGAGGACTTGTTTCCGGGACGTCGGTATGACGGAGGGCTGGACTCAGGCTTCCACAGCGTTGACAGTGGCAGCAAGAGGTGGTCTGGAAATGAGGTAAGGGCCTCCTTTCCAAGGATCATGGGGGATCTCAGGCCCAGGGGAGAACCTCTGAGCCGGGGCCCTTCGCCTGCTACCTCTAAAGCTCAGAGTGACCGGTGATGGCTGGAGTCCTCTTCCTTCGCTCGCCCGAGTATCTCTCGCGGGGAAGGTCTGGCTCAGCAGCAGAGCCTGAGGCCCTGAACCCCATGGGCCCCGCGACTCCAGAGAGGCTGTCTCCTATCTGCATTTCTGCATTTACAGTCAACAGATGAATTTTCCGAGTTGTCGTTCCGGATCTCAGAGCTGGCCCGGGAGCCTCGGGGACCCAGGGAGCGGAGGGAGGATGGCTCTGGTGTGTAGTGGGGTCACGGGCTAGGGGCCAGGGGGGCATGGACGAGGGCCTAAGCGCCCCCATTGGCTCGCTGATGCGCACTGCTCTCTCCAGCTGACGGAGACCCTGAGCAGGTTGACTTCATCGACAGCCACGTCCCTGGGGAGGACGAAGAGCGAGGTGCTGGCGAGGTGAGGGGAGCCCGCGTCGCCTGTCCATCTACCATGAgagagctggaggaggggagCCAGTGCAGGCTCGGGGAACCCCCTCAGCCCCTCTGCTGTTCTTTCTTCAGGAGCAGCGGCCACCAGAATCGAGCCCTGTggcaggggatggggagagggcacCAAGCAGCAGGTACCCGGAGCCACCTGAGGCGGCGCCTCCTCCCTGTACTCCATCGCGCcgccctctgccctctcctccgGACCTGCTCCACCTGTCATCCTGCCTCTGCCCCGCAGGCGGGAGGAGCCGTCAGGGGAGGAGAGGCGGCGCCCAGACACCTTGCAGCTGTGGCAGGAGCGcgagcggcggcagcagcagcagagtgGCGTGTGGGGTTCCCCAAGGAAGGACAGGTGTGGGCGTGGGAGCAGCTGCCCTGGCGGTGAGGCCTCCTGAGCTTCCCTGCCTCTCGGGGTTGGCGGAGCCCCGCCTGGCACTGCTGACCCCACACCTTCATTTTCTAGTTTTCCGAAGCTGGGGGTCAGGGCTCCTGGCGGGGGTGCTGCCGCCTCGTCCGCTCAGGCCACCTACAAGTATGTGTCCTCCTGGACTCCGCCTCCCTCGGTCCCCGCCCTGCGCCCCCTTCCCCTGAGCATCCCCCCGATTCCCCTTCTGTCTCTCCGCAGCGGCACGCCCAAGTCCAGTGCCACCCAGCTGGGAgctccgggggggcagggtgctcCCACCCCCGCCTCCACCGCCCAGGAGCCCCTTCCTACGGCGGGACCAGGTGGGACGGCGGCGCTGGGAGGAGGGTGCGGGCCTGTgtaggtggtggtggggggggttgAGACCTGGTGGCCTGAGGAGGAGGAGTAGGACACTGAGGGATGCTTCTCctgcccccggccccggcccccagcGAGCGCACCTGCAGCCCGGCCGCTCAGCTCCATTCAGAGACCAAACAGCTTCCTCTTCCGTTCTTCCTCTCAGAGCAGCTCAGGTgggtcttccctcctccccagtaCTAACCCGGTGCTAATCCAGCACTAACCCCGGCGCTGGGGCTGTCCCTTCGGGCCTGGGAGTTCTCTGGTCAGTTGTCCCATTGTGTTGAAAATCCCATAAGCGCAGAGGCAGGCGATGTGGGTGCCAGACCCTGCGACCCGGCTACAAAGTCGATGGTGCGTAGTGGAGGCGGCCCCACACCCTCCTCTGTCTCCAGGCCCTTCCTCACCGGACTCTGTCTTGAGACCTCGGCGATCCCCCCAGCTTCTGGACGAAAAGGAGGTGATGGCTCAGCTGCGCCAGGTATAAGAGGTGGGATCTGCGTgggtggagcctgggctccgcatgGCGCCTGGAGGTTCCCGGCTTCCCTCAACAGCCTCTTTGCCTACCCTGGTACCTCCCCTGGAGACCCTGacttctccccctccttcccctgcctcccaggtgcTTGAGTCCCAGCTGCAGCGGCCCCTGCCCGAGGACCTGGCAGAGGCTCTAGCCAGTGGGGTCATCCTCTGTCAGCTGGCCAACCAGCTGCGGCCCCGCTCCGTGCCCTTCATTCACGTGCCCTCACCTGCTGTGGTCAGTTGGGGCCCAGGCAGGAAGTAGGGGTTGGGATGGGGACTCCTGGGGCCTCCCCCttactctctttttcctttcttacccACCCCCAGCCAAAACTCAGTGCCCTCAAGTCTCGGAAGAATGTGGAGAGTTTCTTAGAAGCTTGTCGAAAAATGGGGGTTCCTGAGGTATGGGGGTGTGTCCTCAGGGGCCCAGGGCTGGTCTCTCCTACAAAGGGTGCAGTGTCCTGGGCTCAGTGGGGCAGCCTGCATGGATGGCAGGGTTCCATTCACGGGGGGGTGTCTGCTCCTCAGCAGGAAGCACATCCGCCAGCCCCTGTCCCGCATGTCTCCCCTGCATGCCTCCCTTCCCTGCACTCTGCATGTCTCCCTTCCCTGCACTCTGCATGTTGGCGTGGCTCTGGCCCTGGCACgtgagggcagggggtgggaaggattgtcttgctgctgctgctgctgacgtCTTTTGTCCTTTGTCCTTGTCCATCTGTCCTACTCTCCCTTCCCAGGCTGACCTGTGCTCGCCCTCGGATCTCCTCCAGGGCACTGCCCAGGGGCTGTGGACCACCCTGGAGGCTGTGAAGCGGGCGGGGGGCAGGTCCCCCCCGCCCCTCTGGCccccctctggtctgggaggctTCATCCTCTTCTACATGGTCCTCATGCTGCTGCTCTGTGTCGTCTACACTCGGCTCCTGGGTTCCTAGGACCTGAAGtcacccctacccctacccccttGCCCTACTTCTATTTATAAGACTCCTGTGCAAACCCCCTTCCCCACCGGTGGTGCCTTCAGCCCCTACCAAAGACACTAGTGAACCCCCCTCCCCTCATAAACACTGACCTCAGAGGCCCCACTCTGGTGCCCCCAGACCCTgggcccccagcctctggccacCCTCCTGTAGCCCCTCCCCTCTCAGTGCTGATGGTGCCTTTTAagtcctctccctgccctgccctctgctTCCCTAGAGGGTAGGTCTTAACCTTCCTTCTTgcaccatcccccccccccagctgCTATAGGGGGCTAAATTATCTATATTTTGTAGAGAGAACTCTAT contains these protein-coding regions:
- the LRCH4 gene encoding leucine-rich repeat and calponin homology domain-containing protein 4 isoform X2, translating into MAAAVAASLAAGGEEAATTTSVPGSPGLPGSRSAERALEEAVATGTLNLSNRRLKHFPRGAARSYDLSDITQADLSRNRFPEVPEAACQLVSLEGLSLYHNCLRCLNPALGNLTALTYLNLSRNQLSSLPPYICQLPLRVLIVSNNKLGALPPDISALASLRQLDASSNELQSLPAELCGLPSLRDLNVRRNQLSTLPDELGDLPLVRLDFSCNRVSRIPVSFCRLRHLQVILLDSNPLQSPPAQICLKGKLHIFKYLSTEAGRRGGSALGDLAPSRPPSFSPCPAEDLFPGRRYDGGLDSGFHSVDSGSKRWSGNESTDEFSELSFRISELAREPRGPRERREDGSADGDPEQVDFIDSHVPGEDEERGAGEEQRPPESSPVAGDGERAPSSRREEPSGEERRRPDTLQLWQERERRQQQQSGVWGSPRKDSFPKLGVRAPGGGAAASSAQATYNGTPKSSATQLGAPGGQGAPTPASTAQEPLPTAGPASAPAARPLSSIQRPNSFLFRSSSQSSSGPSSPDSVLRPRRSPQLLDEKEVMAQLRQVLESQLQRPLPEDLAEALASGVILCQLANQLRPRSVPFIHVPSPAVPKLSALKSRKNVESFLEACRKMGVPEESLCQPHHILEEEGAPGRGLPYIAAVIHALLERP
- the LRCH4 gene encoding leucine-rich repeat and calponin homology domain-containing protein 4 isoform X1, encoding MAAAVAASLAAGGEEAATTTSVPGSPGLPGSRSAERALEEAVATGTLNLSNRRLKHFPRGAARSYDLSDITQADLSRNRFPEVPEAACQLVSLEGLSLYHNCLRCLNPALGNLTALTYLNLSRNQLSSLPPYICQLPLRVLIVSNNKLGALPPDISALASLRQLDASSNELQSLPAELCGLPSLRDLNVRRNQLSTLPDELGDLPLVRLDFSCNRVSRIPVSFCRLRHLQVILLDSNPLQSPPAQICLKGKLHIFKYLSTEAGRRGGSALGDLAPSRPPSFSPCPAEDLFPGRRYDGGLDSGFHSVDSGSKRWSGNESTDEFSELSFRISELAREPRGPRERREDGSADGDPEQVDFIDSHVPGEDEERGAGEEQRPPESSPVAGDGERAPSSRREEPSGEERRRPDTLQLWQERERRQQQQSGVWGSPRKDSFPKLGVRAPGGGAAASSAQATYNGTPKSSATQLGAPGGQGAPTPASTAQEPLPTAGPASAPAARPLSSIQRPNSFLFRSSSQSSSGPSSPDSVLRPRRSPQLLDEKEVMAQLRQVLESQLQRPLPEDLAEALASGVILCQLANQLRPRSVPFIHVPSPAVPKLSALKSRKNVESFLEACRKMGVPEADLCSPSDLLQGTAQGLWTTLEAVKRAGGRSPPPLWPPSGLGGFILFYMVLMLLLCVVYTRLLGS